A single region of the Mycobacterium avium subsp. avium genome encodes:
- the gyrA gene encoding DNA gyrase subunit A: MTDTTLPPGGDAADRVEPVDIQQEMQRSYIDYAMSVIVGRALPEVRDGLKPVHRRVLYAMYDSGFRPDRSHAKSARSVAETMGNYHPHGDASIYDTLVRMAQPWSLRYPLVDGQGNFGSPGNDPPAAMRYTEARLTPLAMEMLRQIDEETVDFIPNYDGRVQEPTVLPSRFPNLLANGSGGIAVGMATNIPPHNLGELAEAVFWALDNYEADEEATLAAVMERVKGPDFPTSGLIVGTQGIADAYKTGRGSIRMRGVVEVEEDSRGRTSLVITELPYQVNHDNFITSIAEQVRDGKLAGISNIEDQSSDRVGLRIVIELKRDAVAKVVLNNLYKHTQLQTSFGANMLAIVDGVPRTLRLDQLIRHYVDHQLDVIVRRTTYRLRKANERAHILRGLVKALDALDEVIALIRASETVDIARQGLIELLDIDEIQAQAILDMQLRRLAALERQRIIDDLAKIEAEIADLEDILAKPERQRGIVRDELAEIVEKHGDARRTRIVAADGDVSDEDLIAREDVVVTITETGYAKRTKTDLYRSQKRGGKGVQGAGLKQDDIVRHFFVCSTHDWILFFTTQGRVYRAKAYELPEASRTARGQHVANLLAFQPEERIAQVIQIRSYEDAPYLVLATRNGLVKKTKLTDFDSNRSGGIVAINLRDNDELVGAVLCSAEDDLLLVSANGQSIRFSATDEALRPMGRATSGVQGMRFNADDYLLSLNVVREGTYLLVATSGGYAKRTAIEEYPVQGRGGKGVLTVMYDRRRGRLVGALIVDEDSELYAITSGGGVIRTAAGQVRKAGRQTKGVRLMNLGEGDTLLAIARNAEEAADEAVEESDGAAGSDG, translated from the coding sequence ATGACTGACACCACGCTGCCACCCGGCGGTGACGCCGCCGACCGCGTCGAACCGGTCGACATCCAGCAGGAGATGCAGCGCAGCTACATCGATTACGCGATGAGCGTGATCGTCGGCCGCGCGCTGCCCGAGGTGCGCGACGGCCTCAAGCCGGTGCACCGCCGGGTGCTCTACGCCATGTACGACTCGGGTTTCCGCCCGGACCGCAGCCACGCCAAATCGGCGCGGTCGGTCGCCGAAACGATGGGCAACTACCACCCGCACGGCGACGCCTCGATCTACGACACCCTGGTGCGGATGGCCCAGCCGTGGTCGCTGCGCTATCCGTTGGTCGACGGGCAGGGCAATTTTGGTTCGCCGGGCAACGACCCGCCGGCCGCGATGCGGTACACCGAGGCGCGGCTGACCCCGCTGGCCATGGAGATGCTGCGCCAAATCGACGAGGAGACAGTCGATTTCATTCCCAACTACGACGGCCGGGTGCAAGAGCCGACGGTGCTGCCCAGCCGGTTCCCCAACCTGCTGGCCAACGGGTCGGGGGGCATCGCGGTCGGCATGGCCACCAACATCCCGCCGCACAACCTCGGCGAGCTCGCCGAGGCGGTGTTCTGGGCGCTGGACAATTACGAGGCCGACGAAGAGGCCACCCTGGCCGCCGTGATGGAACGGGTGAAAGGACCCGACTTCCCGACTTCGGGCCTGATCGTCGGCACGCAGGGCATCGCCGACGCCTACAAGACCGGCCGCGGCTCCATCCGGATGCGCGGAGTCGTTGAGGTGGAAGAGGATTCGCGCGGTCGCACCTCGCTGGTCATCACCGAGTTGCCGTATCAGGTCAACCACGACAACTTCATCACCTCGATCGCCGAGCAGGTGCGCGACGGCAAGCTGGCCGGCATCTCCAACATCGAGGACCAGTCCAGCGACCGGGTCGGGCTGCGCATCGTCATCGAGCTCAAGCGCGACGCCGTCGCCAAGGTGGTGCTGAACAACCTCTACAAGCACACCCAGCTGCAGACCAGCTTCGGCGCCAACATGCTGGCCATCGTCGATGGGGTGCCGCGCACCCTGCGGCTCGACCAGCTGATCCGCCACTACGTCGACCACCAACTCGACGTCATCGTCCGGCGCACCACCTACCGGTTGCGCAAGGCCAACGAGCGGGCCCACATCCTGCGCGGTCTGGTCAAGGCGCTCGATGCGCTCGACGAGGTCATCGCCCTGATCCGGGCGTCGGAAACCGTCGACATCGCGCGGCAGGGCTTGATCGAGCTGCTCGACATCGACGAGATCCAGGCCCAGGCGATCCTGGACATGCAGCTGCGCCGGCTGGCCGCCCTGGAGCGGCAGCGCATCATCGACGACCTGGCCAAGATCGAGGCCGAGATCGCCGACCTGGAGGACATCCTGGCCAAGCCGGAACGGCAACGCGGCATTGTGCGCGACGAGCTCGCCGAGATCGTCGAAAAGCACGGCGACGCGCGGCGCACCCGGATCGTGGCCGCCGACGGCGACGTCAGCGACGAGGATCTGATCGCCCGCGAGGACGTCGTCGTCACCATCACCGAGACCGGCTACGCCAAGCGCACCAAGACCGACCTGTACCGCAGCCAGAAGCGGGGCGGCAAGGGCGTGCAGGGCGCCGGCCTCAAACAGGACGACATCGTGCGGCACTTCTTCGTGTGCTCGACGCACGACTGGATCCTGTTCTTCACCACCCAGGGCCGGGTCTACCGCGCCAAGGCCTACGAACTGCCCGAGGCGTCTCGCACCGCCCGCGGTCAGCACGTGGCCAACCTGCTGGCGTTCCAGCCCGAGGAGCGGATCGCCCAGGTGATCCAGATCCGCAGCTATGAGGACGCCCCCTACCTGGTGCTGGCCACCCGCAACGGCCTGGTGAAGAAGACCAAGCTGACCGACTTCGACTCGAACCGTTCGGGCGGCATCGTGGCGATCAACCTGCGCGACAACGACGAACTCGTGGGCGCGGTGTTGTGCTCGGCCGAGGACGATCTGCTGCTGGTGTCGGCCAACGGCCAGTCCATCCGGTTCTCGGCGACCGACGAGGCGCTGCGCCCGATGGGCCGCGCCACCTCCGGTGTGCAGGGCATGCGCTTCAACGCCGACGACTACCTGCTGTCGCTCAACGTGGTCCGCGAGGGCACCTACCTGCTGGTGGCGACGTCCGGCGGGTACGCCAAGCGCACCGCGATCGAGGAGTATCCGGTGCAGGGCCGCGGCGGCAAGGGCGTGCTGACCGTGATGTATGACCGCCGCCGTGGCAGGCTGGTGGGTGCGCTGATTGTGGACGAGGACAGCGAGCTGTACGCGATCACCTCCGGCGGCGGTGTCATCCGCACCGCGGCGGGCCAGG